The genomic window GATATTTTCTAGCTAATTTTCTGTAGGCTTTTTTTATTTCATCTGCTGATGCATTTTCACTTATTTCAAGTGTTTCATATAAACTTTTTGCCATTTTTCAATCCTATTATTTGAATAAAATATTTTAATATTTAAAAATTTATTATATCACAAAGGTTGAGTCAATGTCAATCAAGTATTGTTTTTTAATGATATTTGGAAAAGCGCACCCTCACACTCTTGATTTTCGAAAACAAATTTTTGATTACTAACAGATATTTTACCTTTCATACTATCTTGAATTATTTTATGAGTCATATATAGTCCTAAACCTGTACCTTGGTATTTATGTTTTGTAGTGAAATAAGGTTCATATATTTTATTTATAATTTCTTTATCTATTCCACCTGCATTATCAAGTATTTCAATTAGTACACTATCTTCTAGTTGTTTTGTAGTGATTTTTATAAGTCGTAATTCATCTTGTTCTCTTTTTGATGCAATTGCATCACTTGCATTATGTAAGATATTAATTAATGCTTGACTAAATTCATTTGTAAAATTATAAATATAAATATCTTCATCTAAATCTAGCTCAATTCTAATACGATTTTCATTTAATATTGTCTCTATTAATGAAATATTATTATTAATATTTTGAGTTAAATTAAATAGTGATTTCTCTTTATCCTCTTTTAAAAAGTCTTTAAATACATCAATTGTATTTGATAAATGCTCTGTTGTTTCCGAAATTAATTTTAAAGCATCAACTAACATTTTATCTGTTAATAAACCTATCTCTTTTTTTAGTTTTGTACTTGATGATGTAATAGATATTATATTTAAAGGTTGTCTCCATTGGTGGGCAATATTTCCTATCATTTCACCCATTGCTGCCATTTTTGTTTGTTCTGCTAAGAGATTTTCTTTTCTTTTAATTTCACTTATATCAATTATTGTTAATACTTTAAAGTTTTGAGTTTTAATCGTTGTATTTTTTATATTTACAAGGGCTTTAAATGTTGTTTTATCTTCTCTTGTAATAGTAACTTCTACAGGTTTTGTATGAACTTTTTCAAGAATATTTTGGTTTAAATTTAAATCTTTAATATCTTTGTTTATAAGAGATTCTTTTGATTTATGATTACACAGTTCAATAGCTATTTGATTACAGTTAACAATTTTATTGTCTTTAAAAACAATAATTGCTTCCATTGTAGTATCAAATAAAAGTTTTAATTCTTCATTTTTTTCTTCAACTTCTTCTTTTACTTCTTTTAATTTATAATTTATTTCAGATAAAATAGTTGTATCATAAATATAAATAATAGCTAACTCTTTTTCAAGGTCATAAGGTGTAATTGTGACACTTTGCTGCATTTCATTAAAAACTTTATCTGCAACTTTTGATAGTTCAATATTTATTAAAAATTTACTACTTTGTGGAGTATAAAAAGTTGAAGAGTTTAATTTTAAAGCAGTTGTAACTTTTCTTATTAACTTTTTATCATCAATTTGAGGATAAAAATCTTTTAAATTTTTATTAATTATATTTTTTGCACTAATGCCTGTTCTAATCTCAAGCCATCTATTCCAAAATTTTACTTCTAAGTTTTTGTTGATAAGGATTATTCCATTATCAACTGTATTGCAAATTACGTCAAATTTATCTACATTTGCAATCAAAATTCATCCAATATTTTATTAAGTTTTTCTTTTATATATAAAATTGAGTTATCAGTTGTGAAAATAAAAAGTTCTGCATTTATATCTAAATCTTCAAATTTTAGGTGAGTAGAGATTATAATAACTTTTTCATATTCTGAAATAAATAGATTTTTAAGTTGATCTATTGAAGTAAGAGTTTTTATGGTTGGAGCTGAAAAAGAGACATTTGTATCAATATCTTCTGCTAATTGACTAATTGTTGATGATGATAAAATATTTGTTATTTCTAAGACAACATCAGCAATTTCTTCTTCATTTACTTCATCTTCTTCTAAACCAAATTTATAAGCAATATTTTTTGCAGATTGTTTGTCTATTACAAACATATTTTCACCACAAAGAATTCCATTTATTTGTTGTAAAGATACTAAATGAGGAACGTCTAAATTTAATTCTTTTGATAAATAAGATTTAAGTTCATCCGCATTTATTATTTGTATTTTTGGAATAGATAATTTTGCAAAAGCGTGAAGAATTTCACTAATTGCTGCTGTTGCACTTCCATAAGCCACATTCATTAATTCTTGTAAACAATCTTTTTCATCTTCATTTAATGTTATATCTGGTTTCATTAATTATCCAATTCGTTGATTCTTTTGAGTATTTGTTGCATCTTTTCTAAATCAATAGGTTTTTTTATAAAGTTAAATGCTCCTAATTGAGAAGCTTTTTCCATAGATAATTTTTGAATATCTGCCGAAACAATTATTACTTTTGCATTTTTATCAAATTTTTTTATTTTTTCTAGTGCTTCAAACCCATCCATAATAGGCATAGTTAAATCCATAAAAACTAATTTAGGTAGATGTTCTTTGTATGTATTTAAAGCTTCTTGACCATCTTGGGCTTCAAGTATTTCTACATTATCACCTATAACATCTCTTAATGTTTTAATAACCATTTTTCTTGCCATTTTTGAATCATCTGTAACTAAAATCTTCATAAATCTTCCCTATTATTCAATTGAACAAAGATTTTATCTAAAATCTAATAAAAATAACTTTTTTTTAATAGGGAATATACTAATATAATCTTTTAGTGAAAGGAAATTATTATTTATGTTTTCTAAAGATGAATGGACACAACAAGAGTTATTAAAAAATAAAAATGAGTTAGAAAAAAAAGGCATCAAAGTTATTTTGATAGACACAATTTTAAAACCTATTGAAAATGTTGAAACTATGCTATATAATCCACCTTTAATGCAGGAACTTCCAGAAAATACAGTTTTTGTATTTTATTGTGATACTGGAAAAACTACAAAAGAAAGATTAGAATATTATAAAAAGAAATTTCCTAAACATAAATGTATTAGTTTAAAAGGGGGACGTGGTTATTTCAGACCAAATCTTCAATTTTTTGAGAAATCGGATAATAATGAATAAAAAAGAGTTTGATTATGTAATTGTTGGAGCTGGAATTGCTGGCTGTTCATTGGCACATTTTTTATCAAAATATTCACAATCAGTTTTATTAATTGATAAAAATAAAGATGTAGCTTTTGGCGCAAGTGGAGCAGCAGGTGCTTTTTTATCTCCACTTTTGGGGAAAGCAAATAAATTTAAAGATTTAATAACTAAATCTTTAAACTTTTCAATGGCTTTTTATAAAGATAATTTTCAAAAAGAAATAATAAATTGCGGAACATGTAGAATTCCAAAAAATCAAGAAGATGAAGATAAATTTCAAACATATATTCCATATATGGATTTTGAGTATGAAAAATATGAACATGGATATTTTTTTCCAATAGGAACTACTGTAAAACCATATGAACTTTGTAGAAAATTATCAAATGAAACTGAAAAACTTTTTGATTATGAAGTGAAAATAATAGAAAAAGAAGAAGATTATTGGATTATAAATGATGATTTAAAAGTTAAAAATCTTTTTTTAACAACAGGAGCTGATGTTTCTTTAATAGAAGAAAAATATTTGGATATTAGAGCAGTTTGGGGTCAAAAAATAGATGTTTATACAACAACAAAAATAGATATAAATTATCATAAAGAGTGTTCATTATCTAAATCTTCAAAAGAAAATATTGTATCAATTGGAGCAACTCATAATAGATTTGATAATGATGAGATTGATAGTAGTTATAATTTAAAGTTAAAGAATATCAATGAAATGAAACATAATGAATATACTAATAATATTATTCAAAATGATATAAAAGAGCTTTTAGAAAAAGCAAATGATATAAAAACTTTAAATAATGTAAAAGTTTTGGATGTAAAAATAGGAGCAAGAGCTTCTAGTGTTGATTATTTTCCAATGATTGGAAAGCTGGTAAATTCAGCAAAGAGTTTTGAAAAATATCCTCATTTGAAAAATGGTTTTCAAATAAAAAATGAAAACTTAGAGTTAATAGATAATCTTTACATTTTAAATGGAGTAGGTGGAAGAGGTTTTGTTTTATCACCTTATTTAGCTTACAATTTAGTTGAAAGTATTTTTAATAATAAAGAATTAGAAGAAGAAATTACAAATTTTAGACTATTTAAAAGATGGGCTAAGAAACAAAAATAATAGAATTTTAGGAAAGAAATGATAAAGAATAGTTTTAAAATTGTGATATTAGGAATTATAGGATTTGCACTTTTAGTTTATTTAACAGCACCTAAAAATCCAAATAATATAGTTGTAAATGAAAACAAAAATATTTTAAATATAGATTATATTCCAAGATATTTTGAACTTGTGGGCAATAGTCCTTATGCGAAATTTGAAACACTTTTTCAAAAAGGTGTTGAGAAATATATAATAGTTTTAAATCATGATAGTTTGGCTTTATTTAAAGATTTATATAAATATACAAATAAAAATATAGTGTTAATTGCAAATATTTCAAATACTCCTTGGATTATAAAAGAACTAGCAGTTAATGAAAAACTTCAAGAGATGTATAAAGATTCAACAATTCCTTTAATAAATGATTCTAAAGGCTCTTTTGTCAATAGTTTGGCTCTAAAAGATAATACTCAAAATAAGTATTTTGTTTATAAATTAAATAGTGATGGATCTATTATTAAAGTAAATGAAGGTTTAGTTAAATTAAATATTTTACAAGATGGTATTTCTCAAGAAGAGTCTAAAAATAGTTTAGAACAATTAGTTAAGACTTTTTAATTTTTAAATGATTAGAACTCTTTTTTATATACTTTTTTCCCAATTGTTACTTGTTGGTGCAGATTTAAAAAACTACACAATAGCTGTTTGCACAACTTCTGATTTTGAAGGTGCAATGGAGTGTAAAAGAAAAATACTAAGAGATAATAATTTGGAAGTTTTTATTGTAAAAGATAAAGATAAGAAATTCAAAACATATTATGGTTCTTTTAAAAGTTATGATAAAGCCGAGAATACATTAACAAAAGCATCTTCTTTTATTAAAAATCAAAAATCTTTAGTAAAAGAACTTTCTTACGATTTAAAAAATATGAATAATAAAAATCCTTTATTTATTGATTTAAATTCACTTAATGAAAAATCAAAAAACACAAATGAAACTACCTTTGCAATGAAATACTTGGATGAGTTAAAAAGTATCAGTCTTCCTAAAATTAGTGAAAATAAGAATAAAAGAGTTACTGATAATATTCTAAAAAATGAACCAAGCCGTAATATTACTTTATATGATCAATTAATCATCGATGTTAATTCTTCAACTAATACAATGATTTTGAAAGGTAAGCTAAATAATAAAATCAGGAATCTACAAACGTATGTCGTTTCAACTGCTAAAAAAGATATAAGAAAACCAACAGGAGAGGGAAGTGTAACTGCAATAACACTAAATCCAATTTGGTATCCAACTCAAGATACAATAGAAAGTTTTAAGAAAAGAGGAATTGATTTACCTGCTGTTGTCTTTCCTGGAAATAAATACAATTATATGGGTGCTGCAAAGATAAGTCTTAGTCATATTGTAGATGGGAAAAATACTTTTAGAATACATGGAACTTTAAGTGAAAGTACAATTGGTTCAAATGAATCAAGTGGTTGTATTCGAATGAAAAATAATGAAGTAATTGAATTAGCATCATTATTAAATAAATTTAGAGATTCAAAAAATATTGATAATATAAAGGTTTATTTGAAATAATTATTCCTTTTATTTAAAAAGAGTTATAATATGCGCAATATTTTTTTGAAAAATAATTATATTTTTTAAAAAAAACTAATCAAAATCTGGGAGCATATATGCCTATTACACTTACTGATGATATCTTCAGGACAAATCTTATTGTAATTGCTATTTTAATAGCAGTAGTTCTTTTTACTTTTTCTAGGACAAAACGAATTGATTTATTTCCTATTCCTGTTACTCAAGAGTTAAAAGGTTTAGGAATCTTAACGGTTGTTTTTGCACACTTTGCTTACATGTTAGTGACAAATGCTGATTTTCTTTTCCCTCTTTCTATAATTGCAGGAGTTGGTGTAGATTTATTTTTATTTATGTCAGGATATGGTTTAACTGTTGGAATGTTAAAAAAACCACTTCCATTAATGGATTTTTATAAAAGAAGAGCTATTAAAATCTTTATTCCATTTTGGGTTGTAACAATTCTTATTTTTGCTGCAAATGCAATATTTTTAAATATTCATTATCCTGTACCTTATATGTTACAGTCTTTAATAGGTTGGTTCCCAACTGCTAGAGGTTTTGATGATGTTAACTCACCTTTTTGGTATATAACTTGGATGATGATGTTTTATATTCTTTTCCCAATTGTATTTAGTGTTAAAAAACCTTGGTTAAGTGCTTTAATTTTGGCTGTAATCG from Arcobacter venerupis includes these protein-coding regions:
- a CDS encoding sensor histidine kinase, which translates into the protein MIANVDKFDVICNTVDNGIILINKNLEVKFWNRWLEIRTGISAKNIINKNLKDFYPQIDDKKLIRKVTTALKLNSSTFYTPQSSKFLINIELSKVADKVFNEMQQSVTITPYDLEKELAIIYIYDTTILSEINYKLKEVKEEVEEKNEELKLLFDTTMEAIIVFKDNKIVNCNQIAIELCNHKSKESLINKDIKDLNLNQNILEKVHTKPVEVTITREDKTTFKALVNIKNTTIKTQNFKVLTIIDISEIKRKENLLAEQTKMAAMGEMIGNIAHQWRQPLNIISITSSSTKLKKEIGLLTDKMLVDALKLISETTEHLSNTIDVFKDFLKEDKEKSLFNLTQNINNNISLIETILNENRIRIELDLDEDIYIYNFTNEFSQALINILHNASDAIASKREQDELRLIKITTKQLEDSVLIEILDNAGGIDKEIINKIYEPYFTTKHKYQGTGLGLYMTHKIIQDSMKGKISVSNQKFVFENQECEGALFQISLKNNT
- a CDS encoding chemotaxis protein CheX, with product MKPDITLNEDEKDCLQELMNVAYGSATAAISEILHAFAKLSIPKIQIINADELKSYLSKELNLDVPHLVSLQQINGILCGENMFVIDKQSAKNIAYKFGLEEDEVNEEEIADVVLEITNILSSSTISQLAEDIDTNVSFSAPTIKTLTSIDQLKNLFISEYEKVIIISTHLKFEDLDINAELFIFTTDNSILYIKEKLNKILDEF
- a CDS encoding response regulator — translated: MKILVTDDSKMARKMVIKTLRDVIGDNVEILEAQDGQEALNTYKEHLPKLVFMDLTMPIMDGFEALEKIKKFDKNAKVIIVSADIQKLSMEKASQLGAFNFIKKPIDLEKMQQILKRINELDN
- a CDS encoding FAD-dependent oxidoreductase; this encodes MNKKEFDYVIVGAGIAGCSLAHFLSKYSQSVLLIDKNKDVAFGASGAAGAFLSPLLGKANKFKDLITKSLNFSMAFYKDNFQKEIINCGTCRIPKNQEDEDKFQTYIPYMDFEYEKYEHGYFFPIGTTVKPYELCRKLSNETEKLFDYEVKIIEKEEDYWIINDDLKVKNLFLTTGADVSLIEEKYLDIRAVWGQKIDVYTTTKIDINYHKECSLSKSSKENIVSIGATHNRFDNDEIDSSYNLKLKNINEMKHNEYTNNIIQNDIKELLEKANDIKTLNNVKVLDVKIGARASSVDYFPMIGKLVNSAKSFEKYPHLKNGFQIKNENLELIDNLYILNGVGGRGFVLSPYLAYNLVESIFNNKELEEEITNFRLFKRWAKKQK
- a CDS encoding L,D-transpeptidase, whose amino-acid sequence is MIRTLFYILFSQLLLVGADLKNYTIAVCTTSDFEGAMECKRKILRDNNLEVFIVKDKDKKFKTYYGSFKSYDKAENTLTKASSFIKNQKSLVKELSYDLKNMNNKNPLFIDLNSLNEKSKNTNETTFAMKYLDELKSISLPKISENKNKRVTDNILKNEPSRNITLYDQLIIDVNSSTNTMILKGKLNNKIRNLQTYVVSTAKKDIRKPTGEGSVTAITLNPIWYPTQDTIESFKKRGIDLPAVVFPGNKYNYMGAAKISLSHIVDGKNTFRIHGTLSESTIGSNESSGCIRMKNNEVIELASLLNKFRDSKNIDNIKVYLK
- a CDS encoding acyltransferase family protein; this translates as MPITLTDDIFRTNLIVIAILIAVVLFTFSRTKRIDLFPIPVTQELKGLGILTVVFAHFAYMLVTNADFLFPLSIIAGVGVDLFLFMSGYGLTVGMLKKPLPLMDFYKRRAIKIFIPFWVVTILIFAANAIFLNIHYPVPYMLQSLIGWFPTARGFDDVNSPFWYITWMMMFYILFPIVFSVKKPWLSALILAVIATLIGVYNPLELGDNWLHRLHTVAFSLGMVFAWILFETKDKENKFVTAFKKFRDESTFMSYVVILLMLVLVVYMSLHTTANHWPLLTSILGQGYFVDQLTSIVIMFAFIVIFILKKFDNKFLAIYGIYSFEVYLIHWPLISRYDIYFDILPAWAAVTAWIITFIVVSWLLQKITTPLGAWIDNRLAK